In Labrys monachus, the genomic stretch CGAGACACAAGTCTCCACCGATGAGATCGTTGTCTCGACCCCCACCCTTCTATTCCCTCCCCGCAAGGGGGAGGGCGGCCCAAGCGTCGCGTTTGACGGCCTGACGTCGGCGCTTATGGGCGCTGCCGCCCGTCCCCGGCCGGGCCTTTTCGCCGCGCTTTCCGGCGAATAGGCCTCAGCCGCCCTTCTTGCTCATCATCTCCAGCAGCCCGTTCACCGCCTCGCTCGTCGCCTGGCCCTCGACATGGGCGTTCACATGCAGGTCGCCATGGTCCTCGGCGAAGACGGCCTTGTCGATGGTCACGTCGAGGCCGGGGATGTCGGGCACCGCGGCCTGCGCCTTCTCCGAATCGAGGGCCTTGGCGATGGCGGCCGTCAGGCGGGCGTTGAGGTCGCCGAGGATGGCGGCGGCGGCCTCCTGGGTGTCGGGATTGCCGGTGCGGATGGTCGCCTCGCCCTTGACGCGCAGGGCGACCTGGCGGGGCGTCGGCGTGTAGAGTTCCACCGGCAGGGTGATCGAGACGGTGTCGGCGACGAGCTTGGTCTTGACCTTGGCGCCCAGCACCTTGGCGCAGGCCCAGGCGGTGGCGTGGCCGGACATGTCGATCACCGCGGTGTCGCCGACGGCGCCGATATGGGCGTCGTCGATGGAGTTGATCACCAGATTGACGCCCTTGTGGCGGCAGGTGTCCTCGGGCAGGGGAAGGCGGCGGGCGATCTCCAGCGCATGCGCCTGCAGCGCGGCGAGGTTGCCGGTGGCCTTGAGGTCGACCGCCACGCGGTCGGCCTCGGTATGCATGTCGAGCGAGACGGTGAGCGGGATCGGCAGTTGGAGGCCGAGGATCTTCACCGGCACGATGCGGGGGCCGAGGTCGAGCGCGGCGGCGGGCGCGCCGGCGAGCCCGGTGAGCAGGAGGAGGGACGCGGCGCCCCGGGCAGCCATGGAATGGATCATCGTTGCGGTCTCCTGATGCCGAGCCGTTTTCCCGAAGCGGGCGTTCCGGCTTCTATCACGCCGGGGCGTGGTTCTGATAGACAACGCTGCCGGCCGGCCTTCGCAGGTGGGGCCGCGACCGTGATTTGTCCAGGAAGGCCCGCCATGTCCGCTGCCCCGTCCGATGCCCCCTCCCGCCTTGCCGATATCCGCCATGCCATCGCCCGCGCCGAGGCCGACGCGCTGCGCCCGCCCGGCTCGGTGACGCTGGTCGCCGTGTCCAAGACCTTCGGGCCGGAGGCGATCGAGCCGGTGCTGGCGGCCGGCCAGCGCGTGTTCGGCGAGAACCGGGTGCAGGAGGCGCAGGGCAAATGGCCGGGGCTGAGGGAGAGCCATCCGGATGTCGAGCTCCATCTGATCGGGCCGCTGCAGTCCAACAAGGCGAAGGAGGCGGTGGCCCTGTTCGATGCGATCCACACCGTCGACCGCCCCTCGATCGCCCAGGCGCTGGCCAAGGAGATCGCGCGGCAAAGGCGGGCGCCGCTGCTGTTCGTGCAGGTCAACACCGGCGAGGAGGCGCAGAAGGCCGGCGTCGCGCCGCAGGAGGCCGACGCCTTCATCGCCGCCTGCCGGGACGAGCACGGCCTCGACATAAGGGGCCTGATGTGCATCCCGCCGGCCGACCAGTCACCCGGGCCGCATTTCGCCCTGCTGGCCAAGATCGCCGCGCGCAACGGCCTGGCGCTGCTCTCGATGGGCATGTCCGGCGATTTCGAGACGGCCATCGAGCTTGGCGCCACCCATGTGCGGGTGGGCAGCGCCATCTTCGGCACGCGGTGAGGGGCCTTGCTGGGACCGCAGGCTTCCAGCCTGCTCTTGGAACCTCGACGCTTCGGAAGATGCAGGCTGGAAGCCCATAGGCGCTCACTTAACTTAGACGGGTGCAACGCTCGGGTCTCCCTTCCCCCTTGCGGACTCCGCATTTCCTGCGGAAATGTCGGGGGGTAAGGGATGGGGGGCGAGACATAGTCTCGACCGATGAGATTGTTGTCCTGATCCCCACCCTTCTATTCCCTCCCCGCAAGGGGGAGGGAAGGCCCAAACGTCACGTTTAACAATCTAAAGTTAGCGCTTATGGGCTGGAAGCCTGCGGTCCCGGGGGGCTTCACCTCATCCCGCTACCCGATCACCATCACCGCGTGCCGCGACAGCCGCGGCAGCACCTTGCGGAACACCTCGGGCGCCACGGCGACGCAGCCGGCGGTGGGCGCGCCGTTGCCGCGGGCGACGTGCCAGAAGATGGCGCTGCCGCGCCCCCTGACGATCGGGCCGTCATTCCAGCCGAGCGGCACCACGATGTCGTAGAGCCGGTCCGCCCGCATCAGGCGCTCCTCGGCGGGCTCGCCGGGCGCGCGCCGGATCAGCCGGTTGTAGCGCCGGTCGGCGACGTCGTCGCACCAGGCGTCCTCGGGGCGGATGGCGCGGAAGGGCAGCAGGCTCGGGATGCGCCGCCCCCGGTCGGTCCGCTGCAGCAGGCATCGCAGCGGCAGGCGGCCGCGGGGGGTGCCGCCGTCGCCCTCCCGCT encodes the following:
- a CDS encoding L,D-transpeptidase family protein; protein product: MSAGSVSFACVLGRGGILAAKREGDGGTPRGRLPLRCLLQRTDRGRRIPSLLPFRAIRPEDAWCDDVADRRYNRLIRRAPGEPAEERLMRADRLYDIVVPLGWNDGPIVRGRGSAIFWHVARGNGAPTAGCVAVAPEVFRKVLPRLSRHAVMVIG
- a CDS encoding YggS family pyridoxal phosphate-dependent enzyme, which gives rise to MSAAPSDAPSRLADIRHAIARAEADALRPPGSVTLVAVSKTFGPEAIEPVLAAGQRVFGENRVQEAQGKWPGLRESHPDVELHLIGPLQSNKAKEAVALFDAIHTVDRPSIAQALAKEIARQRRAPLLFVQVNTGEEAQKAGVAPQEADAFIAACRDEHGLDIRGLMCIPPADQSPGPHFALLAKIAARNGLALLSMGMSGDFETAIELGATHVRVGSAIFGTR